The nucleotide window GATAATGAAGAAAGCTAATCGTATTAAAAACAGCATCAAATTGTCCTTGAGCAAAGGGTAAAGACTCCGCATTACCTTGAATGTAAATCAGTCGTTTTGGATACTGATTACGCTGTCTGGCTTGACGTAGCATTTCTTTGGATAAGTCTAAACCCGTTCCTCGTAAATGGGGAAACTGAGTCGCTAAACGATGCAGGAGACGACCCGTCCCACAACCAAGATCGAGAACATTGGCAGCCGAGCGCAATTCTACATATTCTAACATCCGCTTATGTATGGCTTGATAAAATACAGTGGTGAATAAAATATCGTAG belongs to Gloeothece citriformis PCC 7424 and includes:
- a CDS encoding class I SAM-dependent methyltransferase; the protein is MSDNFFERKANFFDRWAPNYDILFTTVFYQAIHKRMLEYVELRSAANVLDLGCGTGRLLHRLATQFPHLRGTGLDLSKEMLRQARQRNQYPKRLIYIQGNAESLPFAQGQFDAVFNTISFLHYPNPTQVLSEVKRVLNQGGRFYLADYSTTRKVKLPFVPGQLKFYPLQQREYLADQVGLKTLAHHYLLSNVFLTILRA